From the genome of Scytonema hofmannii PCC 7110, one region includes:
- a CDS encoding Uma2 family endonuclease gives MTQTIIKPITYEEFIEWYPNDGKQYELHDGVIIEMAPPTGDHEKVVGFLAVEIAVELRRLKLPYTIPKTAFVKTPSAKSVYSPDVLLLNLDNLDNEPLFQKESTVTQPESVPLVVEVVSTNWRDDYHKKFADYEEIGIPEFWIADYKGLGGKKFIGDPKQPTFSVCQLVGDEYTITKFTGNDLIISPAFPQLNLTAQQVFDAALPR, from the coding sequence ATGACTCAAACCATAATCAAACCCATTACCTACGAAGAATTTATAGAGTGGTATCCAAACGACGGGAAGCAGTACGAACTACACGATGGAGTAATTATTGAGATGGCGCCACCTACGGGAGACCATGAAAAAGTTGTTGGTTTTTTAGCCGTAGAAATTGCCGTGGAGTTGAGACGGCTAAAGCTACCTTACACTATTCCCAAAACCGCGTTTGTTAAAACTCCATCCGCGAAATCAGTTTACTCACCTGACGTATTGTTATTAAACCTTGATAATCTTGATAACGAACCTCTCTTTCAAAAAGAGTCAACGGTTACTCAACCTGAATCCGTACCCTTAGTAGTTGAAGTAGTTAGTACCAACTGGCGTGATGATTACCATAAAAAGTTTGCTGATTATGAAGAAATAGGCATTCCGGAGTTCTGGATTGCTGATTATAAAGGGTTGGGGGGTAAAAAATTTATCGGGGACCCAAAACAGCCTACTTTCTCAGTATGTCAGCTTGTTGGGGATGAATACACAATTACTAAGTTCACGGGCAACGACTTGATTATTTCTCCCGCATTCCCCCAACTTAACCTTACCGCACAGCAGGTTTTTGATGCTGCTCTGCCACGGTAA
- a CDS encoding YegS/Rv2252/BmrU family lipid kinase: protein MKRSACLIFNPVAGQGDSEQDLAIIRAILEPEIDLDIQLTTEDSCADDLARQAIERGVELIIASGGDGTLSETATAVVGTDVPFGIISRGTANAFAHALEIPDTIDAACKVILQGVTRTVDAAYCNGHPMVLLAGIGFEADAVERADREAKNRFGILAYVLAGLQELRTMENFDVEIETEDKIIKTSAAAVTVANAAPSTSILAQGPAGIVVDDGLLDMTIVAPANRTGAIAAAFHLFQTASTGNAAERNDIGYLRAKQFKIKTNPPQKVVVDGEILGTTPVEIHCVPASLKVFVPSVEEEELPEKLEGLPNLIVEEKG from the coding sequence ATGAAACGATCTGCTTGCCTTATCTTTAATCCTGTTGCAGGGCAGGGTGACTCAGAGCAAGATTTGGCAATTATTCGGGCAATTTTAGAGCCAGAAATTGACTTAGATATTCAATTGACAACCGAAGATAGCTGTGCTGACGATTTGGCACGTCAAGCAATTGAGCGGGGAGTGGAGCTAATAATAGCATCAGGAGGGGATGGGACTCTTTCAGAAACCGCTACTGCTGTTGTTGGTACTGATGTTCCATTTGGTATTATTTCCAGGGGAACGGCAAACGCTTTTGCCCATGCTTTAGAAATCCCTGACACTATTGATGCTGCTTGTAAAGTGATTTTGCAAGGAGTGACTCGGACTGTAGATGCAGCGTATTGTAACGGTCATCCAATGGTATTGTTAGCCGGGATTGGTTTTGAAGCCGACGCCGTAGAACGAGCAGACAGAGAAGCAAAAAATCGGTTTGGGATTCTTGCATATGTTCTAGCCGGGCTGCAAGAGTTGCGTACAATGGAAAATTTTGATGTAGAAATTGAAACTGAGGACAAGATAATTAAAACGAGCGCAGCCGCAGTGACAGTAGCGAATGCTGCACCTTCTACTTCAATTTTGGCACAGGGACCAGCTGGGATCGTAGTTGATGACGGGCTACTGGATATGACAATAGTGGCTCCAGCAAATAGAACAGGTGCGATCGCAGCCGCATTCCATCTTTTTCAAACGGCCTCTACAGGTAACGCTGCAGAACGAAATGATATAGGTTACTTGAGAGCCAAACAATTTAAAATTAAAACAAATCCTCCCCAAAAGGTTGTTGTTGACGGTGAAATTTTAGGAACAACTCCTGTAGAAATTCACTGCGTTCCCGCTAGTTTAAAAGTTTTTGTCCCATCAGTGGAAGAAGAAGAACTTCCCGAAAAATTAGAGGGACTACCAAATTTGATAGTTGAGGAGAAAGGATAA